Proteins co-encoded in one Christiangramia fulva genomic window:
- a CDS encoding N-acetylglucosamine kinase encodes MKEIFQKLMSPAAEIIIKGDMAAAVYSVTLKPAVVCILGTGSNSCFFDGKNIVQRMPSLGYLLDDAGSGNAIGREILQSYYFEKMPRHLRRIFDQSFNMELEFVLTQLYQKSFPNRYLASFTKLAIQNLDKPFFKDLIRRNIQNFLIENLQPYKEELQCYPVHFIGSVAYYCRNIIEEELLQLNYKPGNFVKSPIDALVDNMLESPA; translated from the coding sequence ATGAAAGAAATTTTTCAAAAACTTATGTCTCCTGCTGCAGAAATTATAATTAAGGGGGATATGGCGGCAGCAGTCTATAGTGTAACTTTGAAACCCGCTGTGGTGTGCATTTTAGGTACCGGATCAAATAGTTGTTTTTTTGATGGAAAAAATATCGTTCAAAGGATGCCTTCTTTAGGCTATTTATTGGACGACGCCGGTAGTGGAAATGCGATCGGGCGTGAAATTTTACAGAGTTATTATTTTGAAAAAATGCCCCGGCATCTGCGAAGGATATTTGATCAGTCCTTCAATATGGAACTTGAATTCGTACTCACCCAGTTATATCAGAAATCTTTTCCAAACCGGTATCTGGCCTCTTTTACTAAGTTAGCTATCCAAAATTTAGATAAACCTTTTTTCAAGGATCTTATAAGAAGGAACATTCAAAATTTTTTAATTGAAAATCTTCAACCTTATAAAGAGGAATTGCAATGCTATCCCGTCCATTTTATTGGTTCGGTAGCCTATTATTGCAGAAATATTATCGAGGAGGAATTATTGCAATTAAATTATAAGCCAGGCAATTTTGTTAAAAGCCCAATCGATGCCTTGGTAGACAACATGCTAGAGAGTCCAGCATAG
- a CDS encoding carboxymuconolactone decarboxylase family protein: MEKIYKENMEDKRMYPKMTKELADKKAALAPQNVEAWRNFSKTVFKAGALDEKTKQLIAVAIAHVTQCPYCIKAHTPQAIRKGASKEEIMEAVWVASEMRAGAAYAHANIAMEEMEKY; this comes from the coding sequence ATGGAAAAAATATACAAAGAGAATATGGAAGATAAAAGAATGTATCCAAAAATGACCAAAGAGCTTGCCGATAAAAAAGCCGCGCTTGCACCACAAAACGTAGAGGCCTGGCGAAATTTTAGCAAAACAGTATTTAAAGCCGGTGCATTAGATGAAAAAACAAAACAGTTGATCGCTGTGGCTATCGCTCATGTAACCCAGTGTCCCTATTGTATAAAGGCACATACCCCTCAGGCTATCCGCAAAGGGGCGAGCAAAGAAGAAATTATGGAAGCTGTTTGGGTGGCTTCAGAAATGCGGGCGGGTGCCGCTTATGCTCATGCAAATATTGCCATGGAAGAGATGGAAAAATACTGA
- a CDS encoding universal stress protein, translating into MNVLLLSDFSEVAINATHYAMDLLQYEEVNFTLLNIYDPKPDAPEAEMEQERNAIKSIMQERLQKLRERSSSGMQKFSEYYTEDPLVKATRKYMEVNHVDLLVMGAVGKEFRHSTILGKHTYEIITKIKCNILAIPEDVQFDLLDSILMPLDYGISLHNQNLQFLGNNRLFQKAKLNVWEMTPESSESKLIRAYISQHFNESELIFSQLKDIENFQKLTWIEVQKKFNLIIIHGKNLKICDQLMHNEHGLFTSHPNRIPILVLHD; encoded by the coding sequence ATGAACGTTCTCTTATTATCAGATTTTTCAGAAGTTGCAATAAATGCAACCCATTATGCCATGGATCTATTGCAGTATGAAGAGGTGAATTTCACATTGCTGAATATTTATGATCCTAAACCTGATGCTCCAGAAGCAGAAATGGAGCAAGAGCGAAATGCGATTAAATCAATAATGCAGGAGCGCTTACAAAAATTGAGAGAACGTTCTTCATCTGGAATGCAAAAATTTAGTGAATATTATACTGAGGATCCGTTGGTGAAAGCAACCCGTAAATATATGGAGGTAAACCATGTAGATCTTTTAGTAATGGGAGCAGTAGGAAAAGAATTCCGTCATTCAACAATTTTGGGAAAACACACTTATGAAATCATTACCAAAATAAAATGTAATATTCTTGCTATACCGGAAGATGTACAATTTGATTTACTTGACAGCATCTTGATGCCGCTAGACTATGGCATTTCTTTACATAATCAGAACTTACAATTTTTGGGCAATAATAGATTGTTTCAAAAGGCAAAATTGAATGTTTGGGAAATGACCCCCGAATCAAGTGAATCCAAACTGATTAGGGCATATATTTCTCAACATTTTAATGAATCCGAATTAATTTTCTCTCAACTAAAGGATATTGAGAACTTCCAGAAACTTACCTGGATCGAAGTTCAAAAAAAATTTAATCTCATAATAATTCATGGTAAAAATTTAAAAATATGTGATCAACTCATGCATAATGAACACGGACTCTTTACTTCTCATCCCAATCGAATTCCAATTTTAGTGTTGCATGATTAA
- a CDS encoding SDR family oxidoreductase: MQIDKKIAVVTGASSGLGAAISTALVENGARVYGLARNKNALDELKKILGENFISVEVDISEEKAVTKWISKTFSEQCCPDILINNAGIGSFGKIDEIPTTEWLSMVNTNINGMYYLTSRMVPFMKQKIDSSHVINIGSILGTMARAESAAYSTTKFGVRGFSEALFKELRDFNIKVTCLNPGSIDSEFFKSSGIEAHQNMLQPQDLAATVIHILHTPDNMLINELTIRPLNPRKP, encoded by the coding sequence TTGCAGATAGATAAAAAAATAGCGGTTGTTACAGGCGCCAGTAGTGGATTAGGTGCTGCCATTTCTACAGCTTTAGTTGAAAACGGAGCAAGAGTTTATGGCCTGGCCAGAAATAAGAATGCTCTGGATGAACTAAAGAAAATCCTTGGTGAAAATTTTATTTCCGTAGAGGTGGATATTTCAGAAGAAAAAGCTGTTACAAAATGGATTTCCAAAACTTTTTCAGAACAATGTTGTCCGGATATCCTTATTAACAATGCTGGTATTGGCTCTTTTGGTAAAATAGATGAAATTCCTACTACTGAATGGCTTTCAATGGTAAACACCAACATAAATGGGATGTATTATTTGACTTCGCGAATGGTTCCATTTATGAAACAAAAAATAGACAGTTCGCATGTTATAAACATAGGTTCTATTTTAGGAACTATGGCTAGAGCAGAAAGTGCGGCTTATAGTACTACAAAATTTGGGGTGCGGGGGTTTAGCGAAGCCTTGTTTAAAGAACTTCGTGATTTCAACATCAAGGTTACCTGTCTTAACCCTGGTTCCATTGACAGCGAATTTTTTAAAAGTTCCGGTATAGAAGCACATCAGAATATGTTGCAGCCCCAAGATCTTGCTGCAACCGTTATTCATATTTTACACACGCCGGATAATATGCTGATCAATGAACTTACCATTCGACCACTAAATCCAAGAAAACCCTAA
- a CDS encoding group III truncated hemoglobin — translation MQKEIRNIEDIKLLVDTFYDKVRNDKLLSDIFNDVIKDRWPQHLEKMYAFWQTILLQEHTYNGSPFLPHAKLPVSRTHFHRWLELFFSTIDELFEGEKAEEAKWRASKMAEMFQLKIASYQNSTPLI, via the coding sequence ATGCAGAAAGAGATAAGAAATATTGAGGATATAAAACTTTTAGTGGATACCTTTTACGATAAAGTCAGGAATGACAAATTGCTAAGTGATATATTTAATGATGTTATTAAAGACCGGTGGCCTCAACATCTGGAAAAAATGTATGCATTTTGGCAAACTATTCTATTACAGGAACATACCTATAATGGAAGTCCTTTTTTACCACACGCCAAATTGCCTGTATCCCGTACCCATTTCCATCGCTGGCTGGAATTATTTTTTTCCACCATTGATGAACTATTTGAGGGAGAAAAGGCTGAAGAAGCTAAATGGCGCGCCAGTAAAATGGCGGAGATGTTTCAGCTCAAAATTGCCTCCTACCAAAACTCGACTCCATTAATATGA
- a CDS encoding cupin: MKTASLTNGIEHHESFPVLQVLLDTETGREIRITFKKDQVMEEHQTPFPIVVEIFEGSIAFGVQGRIKILKKGDLIALGGNIPHDLKAIQQSILRLSLNKANAAEQIEDLVKN; encoded by the coding sequence ATGAAAACTGCATCATTAACAAATGGGATTGAACATCACGAAAGCTTTCCGGTATTACAGGTCTTATTGGATACCGAAACCGGAAGAGAAATTAGGATCACCTTTAAAAAGGATCAGGTTATGGAAGAGCATCAAACCCCTTTTCCTATCGTGGTCGAAATTTTTGAAGGAAGTATAGCTTTTGGGGTACAGGGCAGAATTAAGATCCTTAAAAAGGGCGATTTAATCGCTCTGGGAGGTAATATTCCGCATGATCTGAAAGCTATACAACAGAGTATATTACGATTAAGCCTAAACAAAGCAAACGCTGCAGAACAGATTGAAGATCTGGTAAAGAATTGA
- a CDS encoding cytochrome C has protein sequence MKDFEKKEDSRIIKVFLDEEEEAFGEFTPPVKFVLDTTKIPDGKHSLKIVAKSSDHLEGVKIIPFEVRNGPEISVIGLKDNEVIDTQTPIVINAYGSETRDKFIIRGSENPKAIPSWIWALIIVIFAFSLFYLVMYLKPELYKSFF, from the coding sequence ATGAAGGATTTTGAAAAAAAAGAAGATTCAAGGATCATCAAAGTCTTTTTGGATGAAGAAGAAGAGGCTTTTGGAGAATTCACTCCACCCGTAAAATTTGTCCTGGATACCACAAAAATACCCGACGGTAAACATTCGTTGAAAATTGTGGCAAAATCTTCAGATCATCTTGAAGGGGTTAAAATAATACCATTTGAAGTACGAAATGGACCAGAAATCTCCGTAATAGGTTTAAAAGATAATGAAGTGATTGACACTCAAACGCCTATAGTTATCAATGCCTATGGAAGCGAAACAAGGGACAAATTTATTATTCGTGGTTCCGAAAATCCAAAGGCAATTCCTTCCTGGATTTGGGCCTTGATTATTGTCATATTCGCATTTAGCCTTTTTTACCTGGTAATGTATTTAAAACCCGAACTTTATAAATCATTTTTTTAA
- the acnA gene encoding aconitate hydratase AcnA produces MSKDPFKTQKSFNFRGKNLTYFSLRELHKRVNNINKLPFSIRILLENTLRNFDDFAVTQEHIETLLNWTPQASEKDIPFKPARVLMQDFTGVPAVVDIAALRAEVARKGKNAESINPLIPVDLVVDHSVQVDYFGTNYSYKRNMEEEYKRNKERYQFLKWAQQNFNNFSVVPPGMGICHQVNLEYLAKGVVERDGVVFPDTLVGTDSHTPMVNGIGVVGWGVGGIEAEAAILGQPIYFIMPEVIGLKLTGKLPLGSTATDLVLTIANLLRKHGVVGKFVEVFGPGLDHLSVPDRATIGNMSPEFGCTVTYFPIDNKTLDYMRQTNREESQIELVEGYCKNNMLWRENENEIEYSSVVELDVSMIEPSVAGPKRPQDKILLKEFKNKFIELLNAGFGREYIDRDSRDVENSIARWKSEGGKQPVPGAHSERPDSDIEVDSNRLKTVWITEGEDKFMLSDGSVVIAAITSCTNTSNPFVMVGAGLVARKAREHGIDVKPWVKTSLAPGSKVVTDYLEKADLMKDLEALQFHLVGYGCTSCIGNSGPLPPQIAKAVDSNDLVVASVLSGNRNFEARVHPQVKMNFLMSPMLVVAYAIAGRVDIDLINDPISYDRNQQPVYLKDIWPTNDEINEILSKVLSQGDFEKNYGEIFEGNEIWRNLEVPKEKVYKWEESSTYIKEIPFFKNITVKPAAFQDIKNARALLVLGDSITTDHISPAGAFSKESAAGKYLIEHGVEEKAFNSYGSRRGNDRVMVRGTFANVRIKNKLARKEGGYTRYLISGEEMSIYDAAQKYKEDQTPLIVLAGKEYGSGSSRDWAAKGTFLLGIKAVLAESYERIHRSNLVGLGVLPLQYKDGETAENLGLSGEEKFSISGIEQGLTPQKLLDITATSREGKSIEFQVIARLDSNIEINYYQNGGILQYVLRQFLEKEVS; encoded by the coding sequence ATGTCTAAAGATCCATTTAAAACTCAAAAATCTTTCAATTTTAGGGGGAAAAACCTCACCTACTTCAGTCTGCGGGAGCTTCATAAACGAGTGAATAATATAAACAAACTACCATTTTCGATCCGCATTCTATTAGAAAATACACTTCGTAATTTTGATGATTTTGCGGTTACCCAAGAACATATTGAAACCCTTTTAAATTGGACCCCCCAGGCTTCAGAAAAGGATATCCCTTTCAAACCAGCTCGTGTTTTGATGCAGGATTTTACCGGTGTGCCCGCAGTTGTAGATATTGCGGCCTTACGCGCCGAAGTAGCCAGGAAGGGCAAAAATGCAGAAAGTATAAATCCTCTTATTCCTGTAGATCTGGTGGTGGATCATTCTGTGCAGGTGGATTACTTCGGTACCAATTATTCCTATAAAAGGAATATGGAAGAGGAATATAAAAGGAATAAGGAACGCTATCAATTTTTAAAATGGGCCCAGCAAAATTTTAATAATTTTAGCGTTGTTCCTCCAGGAATGGGGATTTGCCATCAGGTAAACCTGGAATATTTAGCTAAGGGAGTAGTGGAAAGAGATGGAGTTGTTTTTCCGGATACCTTGGTAGGAACAGATAGTCATACTCCCATGGTAAACGGAATTGGGGTTGTAGGCTGGGGTGTAGGAGGTATAGAAGCCGAAGCCGCTATTTTAGGACAGCCTATTTACTTTATTATGCCAGAGGTAATTGGGCTTAAACTTACCGGAAAACTACCTTTAGGTTCCACAGCTACAGATCTTGTTCTTACTATTGCCAATTTACTTCGGAAACATGGTGTGGTAGGAAAATTTGTAGAGGTTTTTGGTCCCGGGCTCGATCATCTTTCTGTACCAGACCGCGCCACCATAGGAAATATGTCGCCAGAATTTGGCTGCACCGTGACCTACTTCCCAATTGATAATAAAACGCTGGACTATATGCGCCAAACAAACAGGGAGGAATCACAGATAGAACTCGTAGAAGGATATTGCAAAAACAATATGCTATGGCGCGAGAATGAAAATGAAATAGAATATTCCTCTGTGGTGGAGCTTGATGTATCTATGATAGAACCTTCGGTTGCCGGACCAAAACGTCCCCAGGATAAAATTCTTCTGAAGGAATTCAAGAACAAATTCATCGAATTATTAAATGCGGGTTTTGGAAGAGAATACATTGACCGGGACAGCCGGGATGTGGAAAATTCCATCGCGCGATGGAAGTCGGAAGGGGGGAAACAACCCGTACCGGGGGCTCATTCGGAAAGACCTGATTCTGACATTGAAGTGGATAGTAACCGACTTAAAACAGTCTGGATCACGGAAGGAGAAGATAAATTTATGCTTTCAGATGGGTCAGTAGTTATTGCTGCCATTACTTCCTGTACCAATACTTCTAATCCTTTTGTCATGGTGGGCGCTGGCCTGGTAGCCAGGAAAGCTCGGGAGCATGGAATAGATGTTAAACCCTGGGTGAAAACTTCCCTGGCCCCAGGCTCAAAAGTGGTAACCGATTATCTGGAAAAAGCAGATTTAATGAAAGATCTGGAAGCGCTGCAATTCCATTTGGTAGGTTACGGTTGCACTTCGTGTATAGGAAATTCCGGACCTTTGCCACCTCAAATTGCGAAAGCGGTGGATTCAAACGATCTGGTGGTGGCATCGGTCCTTTCGGGAAATCGTAATTTTGAGGCTCGCGTTCATCCGCAGGTAAAAATGAACTTTTTAATGTCGCCCATGCTCGTGGTGGCGTACGCAATTGCCGGAAGAGTGGATATTGACCTTATTAACGACCCGATTAGTTACGATAGAAATCAGCAACCGGTTTATCTTAAAGATATTTGGCCCACCAACGATGAGATAAATGAAATATTAAGCAAAGTACTTTCTCAGGGCGATTTCGAAAAAAATTATGGAGAGATATTCGAAGGAAATGAAATATGGAGAAATCTGGAAGTTCCTAAGGAGAAAGTTTATAAATGGGAAGAAAGTTCCACTTACATTAAGGAAATTCCTTTTTTCAAGAATATTACAGTTAAACCTGCAGCTTTTCAGGATATCAAAAACGCTCGAGCTTTATTAGTATTGGGCGACAGCATTACCACAGACCATATTTCCCCCGCAGGAGCCTTTAGCAAAGAATCAGCAGCGGGAAAATATCTTATTGAACACGGGGTAGAGGAGAAAGCCTTTAATTCCTATGGTTCCCGCCGTGGAAATGACCGTGTAATGGTACGAGGGACATTTGCCAATGTTCGCATCAAGAATAAACTTGCTCGGAAAGAGGGGGGTTATACCCGTTATTTAATTTCTGGTGAAGAAATGAGTATTTATGATGCCGCACAAAAATATAAGGAGGATCAGACACCCTTGATCGTTTTGGCAGGTAAAGAATATGGAAGTGGTTCTTCACGGGACTGGGCGGCAAAAGGTACCTTTCTATTGGGTATAAAGGCTGTGTTAGCAGAAAGCTATGAACGCATTCACCGCAGTAACCTTGTAGGTTTAGGGGTATTGCCGCTGCAATATAAAGATGGGGAAACCGCAGAAAATTTAGGCCTGTCAGGAGAAGAAAAATTCAGTATATCAGGAATTGAGCAGGGATTAACCCCACAAAAATTATTGGATATTACTGCCACAAGTAGGGAAGGAAAATCCATTGAATTCCAGGTCATAGCAAGACTGGATTCCAACATTGAAATAAATTATTATCAAAATGGCGGAATCTTACAGTATGTTCTACGTCAGTTCCTGGAAAAGGAAGTTTCATAG
- a CDS encoding amino acid carrier protein translates to MIKYLITLIVLLSFPIQAQNLQVNADLGNTSKLINDGYIKLKVSGGTPPYTYKWSDKNTSLESSSAYNLTEGTPYQVLITDSKGKSTLRSYEIQPIHIAEYFNGTAVPLVGSLKSFLFWDPFSAFGFYDPKVYADVKKVPIPNWNPTTHDKYYLKKWLVKEDTLVRKGTIIAIVTSENYGDFPVKANATGNLKHLVQSKEMIYNSDSKQDIIEIGAHNLAEIKYQTPVLVKYPNGDPKTHTIPLIVIWLIIGAAFFTIRMGFINFKGIRHSINLAKGKFDDPDAPGKITHFQTMATAVSATVGLGNIAGVAIAISVGGAGATFWMIIAGFLGMASKFVECTLGVKYRIINPDGKIFGGPMNYLRYGLEKRNLGRLGKLLATLFALLCVGATLGGGNMFQANQSFQILASQFVILQGNGFYFGLILATLVGAVIIGGIESIGKVTGRIVPVMAVIYVFSALLIIGMNIQNLGSALYSIYNGAFNTSAMKGGVIGVMIVGFQRAVFSSESGVGSAAIAHSAGKTNYPISEGFVALLEPFIDTVVICTLTALVLIFTGMHEVQGISGVQLTSDAFATVISWFPYVLTIVVFLFAFSTMISWSYYGMRAWTFLFGKSNKSELLFKIIFLLFVVIGASVGLGAVLDFADMMILMMSFPNIIGLYIMSGEVKEDLDQYIFKLKRQEIVPKKNLFNKSPNL, encoded by the coding sequence ATGATTAAATATCTTATAACTCTCATTGTCTTATTATCCTTTCCAATACAAGCCCAAAATCTGCAGGTTAATGCCGATTTAGGTAATACCTCTAAACTAATCAATGATGGTTACATTAAATTAAAGGTATCGGGAGGTACACCGCCTTATACCTATAAATGGTCAGATAAAAATACCTCATTGGAATCCTCATCGGCCTATAACCTTACGGAGGGAACTCCATACCAGGTCCTCATTACAGATAGTAAAGGAAAGTCAACTTTACGGAGTTATGAAATTCAACCCATCCATATTGCTGAATATTTTAATGGAACTGCGGTACCACTTGTAGGATCCTTAAAAAGTTTCCTTTTCTGGGACCCCTTTAGCGCATTTGGATTCTATGATCCGAAAGTTTATGCGGATGTCAAAAAAGTTCCAATACCCAATTGGAATCCAACTACTCATGATAAATATTATTTAAAAAAGTGGTTGGTCAAAGAGGACACTCTGGTGAGGAAGGGAACTATAATTGCCATAGTAACCTCAGAAAATTATGGAGATTTTCCGGTTAAAGCAAATGCGACAGGAAATTTAAAGCATTTGGTACAAAGTAAGGAAATGATATACAATTCGGACAGTAAACAAGACATCATAGAAATAGGAGCTCATAACCTTGCAGAAATAAAATATCAAACACCCGTTTTGGTGAAATATCCTAATGGAGACCCTAAAACGCATACCATCCCCCTTATAGTTATCTGGCTAATCATAGGAGCGGCCTTTTTTACCATTCGCATGGGATTCATTAATTTCAAAGGGATAAGACATTCCATTAACCTGGCAAAAGGAAAATTTGATGACCCCGATGCACCAGGGAAAATCACCCATTTTCAAACGATGGCAACTGCCGTTTCAGCTACAGTAGGGCTTGGAAACATTGCTGGAGTAGCCATCGCAATTTCTGTAGGAGGAGCCGGTGCCACTTTTTGGATGATCATTGCGGGATTTTTAGGAATGGCTTCCAAATTTGTCGAATGCACCCTAGGAGTTAAATATCGGATCATCAACCCTGACGGAAAGATATTTGGTGGACCAATGAATTATTTAAGATATGGATTAGAGAAAAGAAATTTAGGAAGGCTTGGAAAATTGTTAGCTACACTTTTTGCTCTTTTATGTGTCGGGGCTACCCTGGGTGGAGGCAATATGTTTCAGGCCAATCAATCCTTCCAAATTCTGGCAAGTCAATTTGTTATCCTCCAGGGAAATGGATTTTATTTTGGATTGATTTTGGCTACCCTCGTAGGAGCTGTTATTATTGGAGGAATTGAAAGCATTGGAAAGGTTACCGGTCGCATAGTTCCTGTCATGGCCGTCATATACGTATTTTCAGCCCTTTTGATAATAGGCATGAACATTCAAAATTTAGGGTCTGCATTATATTCAATTTATAACGGCGCTTTTAATACCTCCGCGATGAAAGGTGGCGTCATAGGAGTCATGATTGTAGGATTTCAAAGAGCTGTTTTTTCAAGTGAATCAGGGGTGGGATCCGCAGCTATTGCTCATAGTGCTGGAAAAACTAATTACCCTATCTCAGAGGGCTTTGTAGCTTTATTAGAACCTTTCATAGATACGGTAGTAATTTGTACCCTAACAGCGCTGGTTTTAATTTTCACAGGCATGCATGAAGTACAAGGGATTAGTGGTGTCCAATTAACTTCAGATGCTTTTGCCACCGTAATTTCCTGGTTCCCATATGTTCTGACTATAGTGGTTTTTTTATTTGCTTTTTCCACGATGATATCCTGGTCATATTACGGAATGAGAGCATGGACGTTTCTTTTCGGTAAAAGCAATAAAAGTGAGCTGCTTTTCAAGATAATTTTTTTACTGTTCGTTGTCATTGGCGCTTCAGTTGGCTTAGGAGCTGTATTGGATTTTGCAGATATGATGATTTTAATGATGTCTTTTCCTAATATTATTGGACTTTATATAATGTCTGGAGAAGTAAAAGAAGATTTAGACCAATATATTTTTAAACTAAAACGCCAGGAAATAGTACCTAAAAAGAATTTATTTAATAAGTCCCCTAATTTATAA
- a CDS encoding cbb3-type cytochrome c oxidase subunit II, with product MFDFNKNHKALVLTAFGVFLALSLGVAVFPAYQMEDYTPIPDQPKMSDAEIKGEDVFISEGCVACHTQQVRNIEMDKTWGQRPSIPEDYYYSKQRMDVWRQTPSILGSERTGPDLTSVGERQSSAAWQLLHLYDPRAVVEASIMPSFPWLFKEVDSTQVDTSDVIVAVPKDIFDKPGKKIIATEDAINLVAYLQSLKQPKLPEGSAPKFIPFSEKAVKGKESEKESAISGLDGEKLFMNTCAACHQKTGQGVPGAFPPLAGSKIVNNEDPTKMISIILEGYNELKGYGPMPALGDQLTDAEIAAIMTHERSSWGNNAPPVQVEDVRKVRDSIVKNSNSDVQ from the coding sequence ATGTTCGATTTTAATAAGAACCACAAAGCACTTGTACTTACCGCATTCGGAGTATTTTTGGCCCTGAGCCTGGGGGTGGCAGTTTTTCCGGCATATCAAATGGAGGATTATACGCCTATTCCTGATCAACCTAAAATGAGCGACGCAGAAATAAAAGGTGAAGATGTTTTTATATCTGAAGGTTGCGTAGCCTGCCATACCCAGCAGGTACGTAATATAGAGATGGATAAAACCTGGGGACAAAGGCCTTCGATACCCGAAGATTATTATTACAGCAAACAACGAATGGATGTATGGAGGCAAACTCCTTCTATCCTTGGCAGTGAGCGTACCGGCCCCGATCTTACAAGTGTGGGAGAACGACAATCCAGTGCTGCCTGGCAATTACTTCACTTATACGATCCACGGGCTGTGGTGGAAGCTTCGATAATGCCGAGTTTTCCTTGGCTCTTCAAGGAGGTAGATAGCACTCAAGTTGATACATCAGATGTAATAGTGGCAGTACCTAAAGACATTTTCGATAAACCGGGAAAGAAAATAATAGCCACAGAAGATGCTATAAATCTGGTAGCATACCTGCAATCGCTTAAACAACCAAAATTACCAGAAGGATCAGCACCCAAATTTATTCCGTTTTCAGAAAAAGCTGTCAAGGGGAAGGAATCAGAAAAAGAATCTGCCATAAGTGGCCTAGATGGTGAAAAACTTTTCATGAATACCTGCGCTGCCTGTCATCAAAAGACTGGACAAGGAGTTCCAGGAGCGTTCCCTCCCTTAGCAGGTAGCAAGATTGTAAATAATGAGGATCCAACTAAAATGATCAGTATCATCCTTGAAGGATATAATGAACTTAAAGGCTACGGCCCTATGCCGGCATTAGGTGACCAACTAACCGATGCCGAAATTGCTGCAATAATGACGCACGAGCGCAGTAGCTGGGGTAATAATGCACCGCCAGTACAAGTGGAAGATGTAAGGAAAGTAAGGGATTCTATCGTCAAAAATTCAAATAGCGATGTACAATGA